The following are from one region of the Pseudodesulfovibrio piezophilus C1TLV30 genome:
- a CDS encoding HD domain-containing protein: MAPMKRRDKQTRIVDFLNECGMLRKTPRTGYQFLGSGSESVAEHSFRTAVIGHVLALMAGADVARTTSMCLFHDLHEARTGDFNYVNQIYNKSERTTALKHSVGGTGLEEAILGYWEELEETATLEAKLAQDADQLDFILILKEELDMGNKYAGEWLEVAVQRVRTEWGKELAETITKTDHKDWWFLGPDPEWWIKKNGTDTEL, from the coding sequence ATGGCACCTATGAAAAGACGCGACAAGCAGACCAGAATCGTTGATTTTTTAAATGAATGTGGCATGTTGAGAAAGACACCACGAACAGGATACCAATTTCTGGGGTCAGGCAGCGAAAGTGTAGCCGAGCATTCATTCCGCACAGCAGTCATCGGGCATGTTCTGGCCTTGATGGCTGGTGCTGATGTGGCCCGTACCACTTCCATGTGCCTTTTCCATGATCTTCATGAGGCTCGGACAGGAGACTTCAATTATGTCAACCAGATTTACAACAAATCAGAGCGCACCACAGCCTTAAAGCATTCGGTGGGAGGAACCGGGCTGGAAGAAGCGATACTCGGATACTGGGAAGAACTGGAAGAAACAGCCACCCTGGAAGCGAAGCTGGCTCAGGATGCCGACCAGCTCGATTTTATCCTTATCCTCAAGGAAGAACTCGACATGGGGAACAAATATGCGGGAGAATGGCTTGAAGTTGCCGTTCAACGCGTCCGAACCGAATGGGGCAAGGAGTTGGCCGAGACCATCACCAAAACAGACCACAAGGATTGGTGGTTTCTGGGGCCAGACCCTGAATGGTGGATCAAGAAAAACGGGACTGATACCGAATTGTAA
- the thpR gene encoding RNA 2',3'-cyclic phosphodiesterase, whose translation MPRIFVGLPVPSSYIKKVRNLISILSAQMVSRVTWIKPENSHVTLRFLGEVELNRIEEIADVLALVRFPQFVVQPHGIGCFPDLRHPRILWLGIGAGAHECESLARTVDARLVACGIAPRVGMYTCHFTLGRFSAWQKRDLAYLSPETAMDWPSFMVEGMVLWESLLTSSGPIYSERREFPLLDQ comes from the coding sequence ATGCCCCGAATCTTTGTCGGACTTCCGGTCCCCTCATCATATATCAAAAAAGTTCGAAATCTTATATCGATTCTGAGTGCCCAAATGGTCTCGCGAGTCACGTGGATCAAGCCGGAGAACAGCCATGTGACATTGCGCTTTCTTGGTGAGGTTGAATTGAACCGGATTGAGGAAATTGCCGATGTTTTGGCATTGGTACGGTTTCCTCAATTCGTCGTGCAACCTCATGGGATTGGTTGTTTCCCGGATTTGAGGCATCCTCGAATTCTTTGGCTCGGGATTGGTGCGGGTGCTCATGAGTGCGAATCCCTGGCGCGGACAGTCGACGCTCGGCTCGTTGCTTGTGGGATAGCCCCCAGGGTCGGGATGTATACCTGCCATTTTACACTTGGCCGCTTTTCGGCGTGGCAGAAGCGCGATTTGGCATATCTCTCTCCTGAGACTGCCATGGATTGGCCGTCGTTCATGGTTGAGGGCATGGTCTTGTGGGAAAGCCTGCTGACCTCGAGTGGTCCGATTTATTCAGAACGTCGGGAATTCCCATTGCTTGATCAGTAA
- the mlaD gene encoding outer membrane lipid asymmetry maintenance protein MlaD has product MFKLRKETAVGLFVLIGILAIAYMSIKLGNVQVFTDKYYAVHADFSDISGLKVNAPVQMYGVKIGFVETIGLDQKKGVASVTMLIEKGVSLSDDAIVSVKTNGLIGDKYLKIAPGGLGDPIGPDGSLFDTNPAVDLEDLISKFAFGKV; this is encoded by the coding sequence ATGTTCAAATTAAGAAAAGAAACCGCAGTCGGCCTGTTTGTTCTCATCGGCATCCTGGCCATCGCTTACATGAGCATCAAACTGGGAAACGTCCAAGTCTTTACAGACAAGTATTATGCGGTTCACGCCGATTTTTCGGATATCTCCGGCCTTAAGGTCAACGCACCTGTCCAAATGTACGGCGTCAAGATCGGCTTTGTCGAAACAATAGGCCTCGACCAGAAAAAAGGAGTGGCAAGCGTCACCATGCTTATAGAAAAGGGTGTTTCCCTCAGTGACGATGCCATTGTTTCGGTCAAGACCAACGGGTTAATCGGTGACAAATACCTGAAAATAGCCCCCGGAGGATTGGGAGATCCTATCGGCCCGGACGGTTCATTGTTTGACACCAACCCTGCGGTTGATTTAGAAGACTTAATTAGCAAATTTGCATTCGGAAAAGTCTAA
- a CDS encoding CinA family protein codes for MDTYLIARAVSELGESLRVEKNMLATAESCTGGLIASTLTDVSGSSQWFAGSVVAYSNEVKKTLLGVKQAVLDEHGAVSEAVVLAMAEGVLKTVGADVSVAVSGVAGPTGGSPEKPVGTVWIAWAWPGGARAKLCNFSGDRAHIKEQTVMAAINGLLRATR; via the coding sequence ATGGATACGTATCTTATTGCTCGGGCGGTCTCTGAATTGGGAGAATCGTTGCGGGTTGAAAAAAACATGTTGGCCACGGCCGAATCCTGCACCGGAGGTCTCATCGCCAGCACGCTGACGGATGTTTCCGGGAGTTCCCAGTGGTTTGCGGGGAGCGTGGTGGCTTACTCAAATGAGGTCAAAAAAACATTGCTCGGCGTGAAGCAGGCAGTGCTTGATGAACATGGTGCAGTCTCGGAAGCTGTGGTGCTTGCCATGGCCGAGGGTGTGCTGAAGACTGTGGGAGCAGATGTTTCAGTTGCCGTTTCAGGCGTCGCCGGTCCCACGGGAGGGTCGCCGGAGAAACCCGTGGGCACGGTTTGGATAGCCTGGGCATGGCCCGGTGGGGCCAGGGCGAAGCTCTGTAATTTTTCGGGTGACAGGGCACACATCAAGGAACAGACGGTCATGGCAGCCATCAACGGCCTGTTGAGAGCGACTCGTTAA
- a CDS encoding DUF3124 domain-containing protein: MRMPFPKFLLAVTILLLLSATAFAGRKMQLSKGQKVYVPVYSHIYQGPKNRPYRLSALLSIRNVDAKNAITITYVRYYDDDGRLVRNFFEDPIVIPPLATREAFISERDSSGGSGANFTVNWTGSGKVSVPIIQAVMIGTASTQGISFVCTGVAIEEVE, translated from the coding sequence ATGCGCATGCCTTTTCCAAAATTTCTTCTGGCTGTTACGATTCTGCTTCTCCTGTCGGCAACGGCTTTTGCCGGGAGAAAAATGCAACTTTCAAAGGGACAGAAAGTGTATGTGCCGGTGTATTCCCATATATATCAGGGACCGAAAAATCGGCCCTATAGGCTCTCGGCTCTGCTCTCTATCCGTAATGTCGATGCCAAAAATGCCATCACCATAACCTATGTCAGGTATTATGATGACGACGGACGACTGGTGAGAAATTTTTTTGAAGACCCCATTGTCATTCCACCTTTGGCAACCAGAGAGGCTTTTATTTCCGAACGGGACAGCAGCGGCGGTTCCGGGGCCAACTTTACGGTCAACTGGACAGGAAGCGGGAAAGTTTCTGTTCCCATCATCCAGGCCGTCATGATCGGCACGGCGTCCACCCAGGGCATTTCTTTTGTCTGCACCGGGGTCGCCATAGAAGAAGTCGAGTAG
- a CDS encoding MlaA family lipoprotein, with protein MNTRAFILIALAALLVLASGTAFAAEKTLPLKNATLLAQFSDMKGAGAAADAPDALSDEDIFAEEEYADSEELIADPLYGFNLVMFHFNDALYHGVFHPVAEGYAWAIPAKPRQWVRNFFVNILFPVRFVNNILQGKFDAAYMETSKFIANTTWGLLGFADVASTMKRNWEPERPTADGFGQTLGKTGLGHGFYIVWPFLGPSSVRETVGWVGDTYLDPLTYADFSFLELAGIRAYKNLNSLSLELEGNEYETLTEGAVDKYAAVRDAYIRFRAKKVKE; from the coding sequence ATGAACACACGAGCCTTCATCCTCATCGCCCTTGCCGCCCTCCTTGTGCTCGCATCGGGAACTGCTTTTGCGGCAGAGAAGACTCTTCCGCTCAAGAATGCGACTCTGCTGGCCCAGTTCTCCGACATGAAGGGAGCGGGCGCAGCAGCCGATGCCCCTGATGCGCTCTCGGATGAAGACATCTTTGCGGAAGAGGAATATGCAGACAGTGAAGAACTGATTGCAGACCCCCTGTACGGCTTCAACCTTGTCATGTTCCACTTCAACGATGCTTTGTATCATGGCGTTTTTCACCCTGTGGCCGAAGGGTATGCATGGGCCATCCCTGCAAAGCCTCGCCAGTGGGTCAGAAACTTTTTTGTCAATATTCTCTTTCCTGTTCGCTTTGTGAACAATATTCTTCAGGGAAAGTTTGACGCGGCGTACATGGAGACGTCCAAGTTCATTGCCAACACGACCTGGGGACTGCTCGGCTTTGCCGATGTAGCCTCAACCATGAAGCGCAACTGGGAGCCTGAGCGCCCCACTGCTGACGGATTCGGGCAGACTCTGGGCAAGACCGGTCTCGGGCATGGATTCTACATTGTCTGGCCGTTCCTTGGGCCAAGTTCTGTCCGTGAAACAGTGGGTTGGGTCGGAGACACCTATCTTGATCCTCTGACATATGCAGACTTCAGTTTCCTTGAATTAGCCGGAATCAGAGCATACAAGAACCTCAACTCCTTGTCCCTCGAACTGGAAGGTAATGAATACGAGACGCTGACAGAAGGCGCTGTAGACAAGTACGCCGCAGTCAGGGATGCGTATATCCGTTTCCGTGCCAAGAAGGTCAAGGAATAA
- a CDS encoding Tgt2/MlaC family protein yields the protein MIFKKISSPLLILLLLATLSSVAAARQTPLERVQEASDKLIKVLSDPAMQEPGMHKQAVARLRQTAEEYVDFRLVTMYAVGRQWLDMSQQMQEDLTEAFLQLLERSYLKRIPAYGGQNVDYKKELVSGKKAKVFTEIIDKDRKIVVEFRLRDTGEQWMVYDVVAEGVSLVSNYRTQFSHILDKGTPEDLLHRIRERITKLDQGTDDGTTDTL from the coding sequence ATGATTTTCAAAAAAATATCATCTCCACTGCTCATTCTTTTGTTGCTCGCCACACTTTCTTCGGTGGCAGCAGCGCGCCAGACTCCTTTAGAGCGTGTTCAGGAAGCTTCAGACAAACTGATCAAAGTTCTGTCAGACCCGGCCATGCAGGAACCAGGAATGCATAAACAGGCTGTGGCCAGACTGCGTCAGACTGCTGAGGAGTATGTGGATTTCCGCCTGGTCACTATGTACGCGGTTGGAAGACAGTGGCTGGACATGTCACAACAGATGCAGGAAGACCTGACCGAAGCATTCCTTCAGTTGCTTGAGCGCTCCTACCTCAAAAGGATTCCAGCCTATGGCGGACAGAATGTCGATTACAAAAAAGAGCTTGTTTCGGGCAAAAAGGCCAAGGTCTTTACGGAAATCATTGACAAAGACAGGAAAATTGTTGTTGAATTCAGATTAAGAGACACTGGAGAGCAGTGGATGGTGTACGATGTGGTCGCTGAAGGTGTTAGCCTGGTTTCCAACTATCGGACCCAGTTTTCCCACATTCTGGACAAAGGAACACCAGAAGATCTGCTTCACAGAATCAGAGAACGCATAACCAAATTGGATCAGGGCACGGACGACGGAACCACCGACACGCTCTAA
- a CDS encoding ABC transporter ATP-binding protein: MNTSTAPNIRLENLVIGYGKKTIAKDLNIEFPGGKLSMVVGGSGTGKSTLIKHILQLLPPKAGRIFIGENDMSTLSKREQHCIKQRTGVLFQDGALLGSLRLVDNIALPLREHTRLSEKEIQRIVEDRLNLMGLGHALELYPNELSGGMRKRAGLARALVMDPQVLFCDEPTSGLDPVMSAELDQLLLEMMCHFDMTMVVVTHDLASMRALADHVVILGEGRCLYQGDIEELEKTEDPYLRHFLDRSTAERDAPRLTMPPIDPGMMKLNCDSILGKKETVRKDRQCSN; the protein is encoded by the coding sequence ATGAACACAAGCACTGCACCCAATATTCGCCTGGAAAACCTGGTCATAGGGTATGGCAAAAAGACCATAGCCAAAGATTTGAATATCGAATTTCCCGGCGGGAAACTTTCCATGGTCGTCGGCGGTTCAGGAACCGGAAAATCCACCCTGATCAAGCATATTCTGCAATTACTCCCGCCCAAGGCCGGCAGAATCTTCATCGGGGAAAATGACATGAGCACCCTGAGCAAGCGAGAGCAACACTGTATCAAGCAACGTACAGGTGTCCTGTTTCAGGATGGTGCCCTTCTCGGCTCGCTCCGATTGGTGGATAATATAGCCCTTCCCCTGCGGGAACATACCCGCCTGAGCGAAAAAGAGATACAGCGCATCGTGGAAGACCGTCTGAATCTGATGGGTCTTGGACACGCCTTGGAACTCTACCCAAATGAGCTTTCGGGAGGTATGCGTAAACGGGCCGGACTGGCCCGTGCCCTGGTCATGGACCCGCAGGTCCTTTTCTGTGACGAACCGACCAGTGGTCTGGACCCTGTTATGTCAGCAGAACTGGACCAGTTGTTACTTGAAATGATGTGCCACTTCGACATGACCATGGTTGTCGTGACTCATGATCTGGCCAGCATGCGTGCCTTGGCAGACCACGTTGTCATTCTGGGAGAAGGCAGATGCCTCTACCAGGGCGACATCGAAGAACTGGAAAAGACTGAAGACCCCTATTTACGGCATTTCCTGGACCGTTCAACAGCAGAACGCGATGCCCCCAGACTGACCATGCCTCCCATTGATCCAGGAATGATGAAGCTCAATTGTGATAGCATATTGGGCAAAAAAGAGACCGTTCGGAAGGATAGACAATGTTCAAATTAA
- the argJ gene encoding bifunctional glutamate N-acetyltransferase/amino-acid acetyltransferase ArgJ, with protein MHIPKGFRFAATQAGFKHAGKLDLGAVVSDNPAIAAGVFTTNKFQAAPVLQCREMLDSGRKMSGFLVNSGQANACTGDQGRANCRETLNLAAMALDIPADELLPASTGVIGAQFDMNKWEAAMPALAKSLGTVSPEETAKAIMTTDTVHKLAEASFELKGGTVRLLGMCKGAGMISPNMATMLSFIACDADISTEAWQTMLTDCVNLSINRVTVDGDMSTNDCVMALANGASGIAIESEEEYILLRKHLLEVLEELAYKIVMDAEGGTKVAFIQVSGAKNDADAERVARAVGNSPLVKTALFGSDPNWGRIICAAGYSGADFNPEELVLKIGGVLVFRNGTPEPGNMDDLLNPIMAERDIVIHLDIGEGPGSSMLLASDLSREYVSINADYRS; from the coding sequence ATGCACATACCCAAGGGTTTCAGATTCGCCGCCACACAAGCGGGCTTCAAGCATGCAGGCAAGCTCGATCTCGGCGCCGTCGTCAGCGACAATCCGGCCATTGCCGCCGGGGTTTTCACGACCAACAAATTTCAGGCAGCCCCGGTACTCCAGTGCCGTGAGATGCTCGACTCGGGACGAAAGATGTCCGGTTTTCTGGTGAACTCAGGTCAGGCGAACGCCTGCACCGGGGACCAGGGGCGGGCCAACTGCCGAGAGACTCTCAATCTCGCAGCTATGGCACTTGATATCCCGGCAGATGAATTGCTCCCGGCCTCAACAGGAGTCATTGGCGCCCAATTCGACATGAACAAATGGGAAGCGGCCATGCCCGCACTGGCCAAGAGCCTTGGCACGGTCTCCCCGGAAGAGACCGCCAAGGCGATCATGACCACGGACACGGTGCACAAGCTTGCCGAAGCATCCTTTGAACTCAAAGGCGGCACGGTCCGCCTGCTCGGTATGTGCAAAGGAGCGGGGATGATCAGCCCGAATATGGCAACCATGCTTTCCTTTATCGCCTGTGATGCCGATATCTCCACCGAGGCCTGGCAGACCATGTTGACAGATTGCGTCAATCTTTCCATCAACCGGGTGACCGTGGATGGCGATATGTCCACAAACGACTGTGTCATGGCCTTGGCCAACGGCGCATCCGGCATCGCCATCGAGAGCGAAGAGGAATATATTCTCTTGCGCAAACACCTCTTGGAAGTGCTCGAGGAGTTGGCATACAAGATAGTCATGGATGCCGAGGGCGGCACAAAAGTCGCCTTTATCCAGGTTTCAGGAGCAAAGAACGATGCCGATGCCGAACGAGTCGCTCGTGCCGTGGGCAATTCGCCTCTGGTCAAGACTGCGTTGTTCGGAAGCGACCCGAACTGGGGACGTATCATCTGTGCAGCCGGATATTCCGGAGCCGATTTCAATCCCGAAGAACTCGTCCTCAAAATCGGCGGCGTCCTTGTTTTTCGCAACGGCACCCCGGAACCGGGTAATATGGACGACCTGCTCAACCCGATCATGGCCGAGCGGGACATTGTCATCCACTTGGACATAGGGGAAGGGCCTGGCAGCTCAATGCTCCTGGCCTCGGACCTGAGCCGAGAATATGTCAGTATCAACGCGGATTACCGCTCTTAG
- a CDS encoding DVU0772 family protein, which yields MSDENTCKQWLNEVNWDMIHEDAVTLYLEWGNNNYRDAMRSPVTTSGEYSIYFAIDTWEAPKVVLMKMDNYGSTILCTKSIPAPLAKELLDDIKGIKGILELTPPIKEWLMQELEA from the coding sequence ATGAGTGATGAAAACACCTGCAAGCAATGGCTGAACGAAGTCAACTGGGACATGATCCACGAAGACGCCGTGACCCTCTATCTGGAATGGGGAAACAACAATTACCGCGATGCCATGCGCTCGCCTGTCACCACCAGCGGTGAGTACTCCATATATTTTGCGATCGATACATGGGAGGCTCCCAAGGTCGTACTGATGAAGATGGACAATTACGGCTCCACCATTCTCTGTACCAAGAGCATCCCCGCCCCACTTGCCAAGGAACTCCTCGACGACATCAAGGGAATCAAGGGAATTCTCGAACTGACACCTCCGATCAAGGAGTGGTTGATGCAGGAATTGGAAGCGTAA
- a CDS encoding RNA methyltransferase, which produces MLDDLTVVLFRPKFPENIGSTARACLNMGVTKMIIVDPYNFNMDKALPLATAHAKHVLENARICETLPEALEGFTAVYGTTARTGGWRKGIMSPSTLAKVVDERLHTGGKVALVFGPEDKGLTNEETSLCSGLMTIPTSREGTSLNLAQAVVIVLYECFKQALSKPFVPDGPPEERPTTIQEQETLFANLQESLLAINFLKEDNPDYWMLPVRRFFSKINLKRNEFNLLMGVSRQVQWFVRAYGPKKDT; this is translated from the coding sequence ATGCTCGACGATCTTACCGTGGTCCTTTTCCGACCCAAATTTCCTGAGAACATAGGAAGCACGGCCCGCGCCTGCCTCAATATGGGAGTCACCAAAATGATTATTGTTGACCCCTATAACTTCAACATGGACAAAGCCTTGCCCCTGGCCACGGCCCACGCCAAGCATGTGCTGGAAAACGCACGAATCTGCGAAACGCTCCCCGAAGCGCTGGAAGGGTTTACCGCGGTCTACGGCACCACAGCCAGAACCGGAGGCTGGCGCAAGGGGATCATGTCTCCTTCCACCCTGGCAAAAGTCGTGGATGAACGCCTGCATACAGGGGGTAAAGTCGCACTCGTCTTCGGCCCCGAGGACAAAGGACTGACCAATGAGGAGACAAGCCTCTGCTCCGGCCTGATGACCATCCCGACCAGCCGGGAGGGAACCTCCCTCAATCTGGCTCAGGCCGTGGTCATTGTCTTGTATGAATGTTTCAAACAGGCTCTCAGCAAACCATTTGTCCCAGATGGTCCGCCGGAAGAACGCCCCACGACCATTCAAGAACAGGAGACCCTGTTCGCCAACCTTCAGGAAAGCCTGCTCGCGATTAATTTTCTCAAGGAGGACAATCCGGATTACTGGATGCTCCCAGTCCGCCGTTTCTTCTCCAAGATCAATCTCAAACGCAATGAATTCAATTTACTGATGGGGGTTTCCAGACAGGTTCAATGGTTTGTACGGGCCTATGGTCCGAAAAAAGACACATAG
- a CDS encoding metallophosphoesterase family protein, which yields MKIAVISDTHMGTPSEWLDQVYTTWLAPADILVHCGDITSPATWSYFMQHDNFFCVRGNCDWDPQLVDQLSPMISTQIGDLTLGVTHGWGPRSHVAYTVAEAFGPGYDLVCYGHTHRRDWSRLGGVQLVNPGSLGESHSLAIVTVAEDGDMDCEFIDAG from the coding sequence ATGAAAATAGCGGTGATCTCCGACACGCATATGGGCACCCCGTCCGAATGGCTTGATCAGGTCTATACGACGTGGCTTGCTCCCGCAGATATTCTGGTCCATTGCGGCGACATCACATCCCCTGCCACCTGGTCCTATTTCATGCAGCACGACAATTTCTTCTGCGTTCGCGGGAATTGCGATTGGGACCCTCAGCTGGTTGACCAGTTAAGCCCTATGATTTCCACCCAAATAGGTGACCTGACTCTCGGAGTAACCCACGGATGGGGGCCGCGTTCGCATGTCGCATACACCGTGGCCGAGGCTTTTGGTCCGGGATATGACCTCGTGTGCTATGGGCACACGCACCGAAGGGATTGGTCAAGACTCGGAGGGGTGCAACTTGTCAACCCCGGCTCTCTGGGAGAATCCCATTCCCTGGCAATCGTCACTGTTGCAGAAGACGGCGACATGGATTGCGAATTCATTGACGCGGGATAA
- the rdgB gene encoding RdgB/HAM1 family non-canonical purine NTP pyrophosphatase — MSTIVLATNNKGKIKELSVMLEPFGVTVKSLSEFPEIGEIPETGDTFRENAFIKARTVAAKTGLVAVADDSGIEVDALNGRPGVYSARYAGEQCDDHANNEKMLAAMKGVSEAERTGRYRCVMAASAPNGVEIDTDGAYEILVAHGYKGEGGFGYDVIVVDPESGMHVAELDPKVKNGRSHRGKAMRKLLTLWPEFWEKAQR; from the coding sequence ATGAGTACCATTGTCCTGGCGACCAACAACAAAGGCAAAATCAAAGAGCTTTCAGTGATGCTGGAGCCTTTTGGTGTGACCGTGAAAAGTCTGTCCGAATTTCCCGAAATTGGTGAGATTCCCGAAACAGGGGATACCTTCCGGGAAAATGCCTTTATCAAAGCGCGAACTGTTGCTGCAAAGACCGGGTTGGTGGCAGTTGCGGATGACTCTGGTATCGAAGTCGATGCCCTGAATGGTCGGCCCGGTGTGTATTCTGCCCGGTACGCTGGTGAACAGTGCGATGACCATGCCAACAACGAAAAGATGCTGGCTGCAATGAAAGGTGTTTCCGAAGCGGAAAGAACAGGTCGATACCGTTGTGTCATGGCCGCGTCTGCGCCCAATGGGGTGGAAATAGACACTGATGGCGCATATGAGATTCTGGTTGCGCACGGGTATAAGGGAGAGGGTGGTTTCGGCTATGATGTCATCGTCGTGGACCCGGAATCGGGCATGCATGTTGCTGAATTGGACCCCAAGGTCAAGAATGGACGTTCACACCGTGGCAAAGCAATGCGGAAACTGTTGACCCTGTGGCCGGAGTTCTGGGAAAAGGCCCAGCGCTGA
- the dmpI gene encoding 4-oxalocrotonate tautomerase DmpI, producing the protein MPIFRIETWSGLSSEKKKDLVESMTREAIRILGCPAEAVTVLIDERDKENWGAAGQLCSERFPDKPDSE; encoded by the coding sequence GTGCCCATCTTCAGAATTGAGACATGGTCAGGATTGTCATCGGAGAAAAAAAAGGACCTTGTGGAGTCCATGACTCGCGAGGCCATACGAATTCTTGGCTGCCCGGCCGAAGCCGTGACTGTCCTCATCGATGAAAGAGACAAGGAAAACTGGGGCGCGGCAGGACAACTTTGTAGCGAACGATTCCCGGACAAACCTGATTCAGAGTAA
- a CDS encoding MlaE family ABC transporter permease produces MAEKAQESGTPTIPISRGILNILDELGEMALFLFEAFILIFAGWGQLPKTIRQIYFIGVQSIAVIGLIGLFTGMVMGMQLYYALSVFGADGFLGTGLALSMVRELAPVLTAIMLTGRAGSAMTAEIGVMRISEQIDALSIMDINPMRYLVAPKLGACLLSFPILTALFNLIALWGGWLTGVKLLGANEGVYWARVNSALDWADIQGGFIKAMVFGVLVCVICCFEGYWTHTRSGHAGPEGVSQSTTNAVVKSCVITLAADYILTSLLW; encoded by the coding sequence ATGGCCGAAAAGGCTCAAGAATCTGGTACACCCACAATTCCCATTAGCCGCGGAATACTGAATATACTCGATGAACTGGGAGAGATGGCTCTGTTCCTGTTCGAGGCATTCATCCTCATATTTGCGGGCTGGGGGCAATTGCCCAAAACCATACGCCAGATATATTTCATTGGGGTTCAGTCGATAGCGGTCATCGGACTTATCGGTCTTTTCACCGGCATGGTCATGGGGATGCAGCTCTATTACGCCCTGTCCGTGTTCGGCGCGGATGGCTTCCTTGGCACCGGACTGGCTTTATCCATGGTCCGGGAATTAGCCCCTGTACTGACTGCCATCATGCTCACCGGACGTGCCGGATCAGCCATGACTGCTGAAATTGGCGTCATGCGCATTTCCGAACAGATCGACGCTCTGAGCATCATGGATATCAACCCTATGCGCTATCTGGTTGCCCCCAAACTGGGAGCCTGCCTGCTGAGCTTTCCGATCCTGACTGCGCTCTTCAATCTGATAGCTCTGTGGGGCGGCTGGCTGACCGGTGTAAAATTGCTGGGAGCCAATGAGGGCGTATACTGGGCGCGGGTTAATTCTGCGCTGGACTGGGCAGATATCCAGGGTGGTTTCATCAAGGCCATGGTCTTTGGTGTCCTTGTATGCGTTATCTGCTGCTTCGAAGGATACTGGACACACACGCGATCCGGACACGCCGGACCCGAAGGTGTCAGTCAATCCACCACCAACGCGGTGGTCAAATCCTGTGTCATAACTCTTGCGGCGGATTACATATTGACGTCGCTGCTCTGGTAG
- a CDS encoding sulfite exporter TauE/SafE family protein: MELHVMILVFATFSFAAFLKGTAGLGFATTCLGIMASFLDMRIAIPLVIVPSLLSNAMVMIDAGGFLRIFKRFWFMYASAMPGLVFGLWVLGGGETPVPRAVLGVSMFLYGLWGLWGGSLSLKHTPFSSLIVGLTTGLVNGLTGSQIMPILPYLMSLDITKDELVQAINTSFTIASVVMLLGLGKIGLLSRDILFISIAGVVPVWGGIWVGGKVRRLLPEAVFRTVVLGLIMLLGAGLVVRSLPL; encoded by the coding sequence ATGGAACTGCATGTTATGATCCTCGTTTTCGCCACCTTTTCGTTCGCAGCTTTTCTTAAAGGGACTGCGGGGCTCGGGTTTGCCACGACCTGCCTCGGCATCATGGCCAGCTTTCTGGATATGCGCATTGCCATTCCCCTGGTTATCGTGCCGTCGCTCCTTTCCAATGCCATGGTGATGATTGATGCCGGAGGTTTTCTTCGCATCTTCAAACGTTTCTGGTTCATGTATGCTTCAGCCATGCCGGGGCTTGTTTTCGGGCTCTGGGTTCTTGGAGGTGGGGAAACCCCTGTGCCACGCGCCGTGCTCGGAGTTTCCATGTTTCTGTATGGGCTTTGGGGACTTTGGGGAGGCTCTCTTTCCCTGAAACATACTCCGTTTTCATCGCTGATCGTCGGGCTGACAACCGGGCTGGTCAATGGCTTGACCGGCTCCCAGATCATGCCGATCCTACCATATCTCATGTCACTTGATATTACCAAGGACGAGCTGGTTCAGGCCATCAATACTTCTTTTACCATCGCCAGTGTGGTCATGCTGCTTGGTTTGGGCAAGATTGGTCTGCTTTCAAGGGATATTCTCTTTATCTCTATTGCGGGTGTTGTTCCCGTCTGGGGTGGTATCTGGGTTGGGGGCAAGGTGCGTCGCCTTTTGCCGGAGGCTGTTTTTCGCACGGTCGTTCTTGGGCTTATCATGCTGCTGGGTGCTGGCTTGGTGGTGCGGTCCTTGCCTCTATAA